One region of Hymenobacter sediminicola genomic DNA includes:
- a CDS encoding TonB-dependent receptor translates to MKHVTPALLLFPILAHAQAPDTTRLGEVVVAASRVEESILQSPVTVEKLNARALRLTPAPSFFDAIEHLKGVQVITPSLSFKVINARGFTNTTNVRFAQLVDGIDNQAPHIGGPIGNVLGPSDLDISAVEIVPGTAAALYGLNAINGLANFTTKNPFRSEGLSVQQKTGVNHLSDPSSGAKLFSETSVRYAKALTPKLAFKVNGTYLRGYDWIANDQTELNPNGNATTNLFGAENPGQDPVSRYGNESSNRSSLTLGGKSYSVARTGYDEKDVVDYRLQTIKYDAALHYKLGRHAELAYTYRGAILDNVYQRSNRFRLEDYRLQQHALQLSGPVVQVRAYLTSENTGKSYNLRSAAENLDRSFTPDKQWNDNYTAAWNAATQAGQTVAQAHAAARAAADAGRLQPGTPEFRQRLQELADINNWDEGAALRVEAEMLHAEAQLNLGEALRRSGRNGLPAWADVLLGADHRTYFIQPDGNYFINPEKGEDPYSTLTYGKTGGFVQAGARLLQERIRLTATLRADKNDYFSTRFNPRFTAVYSPTRQHNFRLSYQSGYRFPSLFEGFSNVNSGQVKRIGGLRVMSEGVFENSYLRNSIDAFNTAVTRDRNTNGLTLAQAIANNQDALVKTPYTYLKPEHIRSVEVGYKAALLPGGRLLADVDFYYNTYRDFIAQVEAYVPIGTSGQPLNTGTDLSTIATALNTRSGQARYRLWTNSQSQVYNYGGSLGLRYDVANGYLAGASATVARLDRTESGDGLEDGFSTPRWAYNLSLGNEKVYKNVGFGLNYRWQARYYSQTFLVTGYVPAYSTLDAQLSYAVPMPNLRFKLGASNLLNSYYASYLGGPSIGGLYYLQLTYGL, encoded by the coding sequence ATGAAACACGTTACACCCGCGCTTCTCCTTTTTCCTATTCTCGCCCATGCCCAAGCTCCAGATACCACGCGGCTGGGGGAAGTAGTAGTAGCGGCCTCCAGAGTGGAAGAAAGCATCCTGCAGTCGCCGGTGACGGTGGAGAAGCTGAACGCCCGGGCGTTGCGGCTGACGCCGGCGCCATCGTTTTTCGATGCTATTGAACATCTGAAAGGGGTGCAGGTAATTACGCCCAGCCTGAGCTTCAAGGTGATAAATGCCCGTGGCTTCACCAACACAACCAATGTGCGGTTTGCGCAACTCGTAGATGGCATCGATAACCAAGCGCCCCACATCGGCGGGCCGATTGGCAACGTGCTGGGACCAAGTGACCTGGACATCAGCGCGGTGGAGATAGTGCCGGGTACCGCGGCGGCACTGTATGGTCTCAATGCCATCAACGGGTTGGCCAATTTCACGACGAAAAACCCGTTTCGGAGCGAAGGACTGAGCGTGCAGCAGAAGACTGGTGTCAATCATCTGAGCGACCCTAGCAGTGGCGCAAAGCTGTTTTCGGAAACCAGTGTGCGCTACGCCAAGGCGCTGACGCCTAAGCTGGCCTTTAAAGTGAACGGGACCTACCTGCGCGGCTATGATTGGATAGCCAACGACCAGACTGAGCTAAACCCTAACGGCAACGCTACGACCAATTTGTTCGGCGCAGAAAACCCTGGCCAGGACCCTGTGAGCCGCTATGGCAACGAATCCTCGAACCGCAGTAGCCTCACGCTGGGCGGCAAGAGCTACTCTGTAGCCCGCACAGGCTACGATGAGAAGGACGTGGTGGATTACCGGCTCCAAACCATAAAATACGACGCGGCACTGCACTACAAGCTGGGCCGTCACGCAGAGTTGGCCTACACCTATCGGGGCGCTATACTCGACAACGTGTACCAGCGTAGCAACCGATTTCGGCTGGAAGACTACCGGCTACAGCAGCACGCCCTGCAACTCAGTGGACCCGTGGTGCAGGTCCGCGCCTACCTGACTAGTGAAAATACCGGCAAAAGTTACAACCTCCGCTCGGCCGCCGAAAACCTGGACCGCAGCTTTACGCCTGACAAGCAATGGAACGACAACTACACTGCCGCCTGGAATGCAGCTACGCAAGCCGGCCAGACCGTAGCGCAGGCCCACGCTGCTGCCCGCGCCGCCGCTGATGCCGGCCGCTTGCAGCCGGGCACACCCGAGTTTCGGCAGCGCCTGCAGGAACTGGCAGATATCAACAACTGGGACGAGGGAGCCGCGCTGCGGGTAGAGGCTGAAATGCTTCATGCCGAAGCGCAGCTAAACCTGGGCGAAGCGCTTCGGCGCAGTGGCCGCAACGGGCTGCCTGCCTGGGCTGACGTGCTGCTCGGCGCCGACCACCGCACCTATTTCATCCAGCCCGATGGCAATTACTTCATCAATCCGGAGAAAGGCGAGGACCCATACAGTACGCTCACCTACGGCAAAACCGGTGGCTTCGTGCAGGCCGGTGCGCGGCTGCTGCAGGAAAGAATCCGGCTGACGGCCACGCTACGCGCCGACAAGAACGACTACTTCAGTACCCGATTCAATCCGCGTTTTACGGCCGTATACTCGCCCACGCGCCAGCACAACTTCCGGCTGAGCTACCAGAGTGGCTACCGTTTTCCGAGCTTGTTCGAGGGCTTTTCTAACGTAAACAGTGGCCAGGTAAAGCGCATTGGCGGCTTGCGCGTGATGTCAGAGGGCGTATTTGAGAACAGTTACCTGCGCAACTCCATCGATGCCTTCAACACGGCCGTAACGCGCGACCGGAACACCAACGGACTGACGCTGGCACAGGCTATTGCCAACAACCAGGACGCATTGGTGAAAACGCCCTACACGTATCTAAAGCCCGAGCACATCAGGTCGGTGGAGGTGGGCTACAAGGCCGCCTTGCTGCCCGGCGGCCGGTTGCTGGCCGATGTGGATTTCTACTACAACACCTACCGCGACTTTATTGCCCAGGTGGAAGCCTATGTGCCCATCGGCACCAGCGGCCAGCCACTCAACACCGGCACCGACCTCAGCACCATTGCCACCGCGCTGAATACCCGCTCCGGCCAGGCCCGCTACCGCCTCTGGACCAACTCCCAAAGCCAGGTCTACAACTACGGCGGCTCCTTGGGGCTGCGCTACGACGTGGCCAATGGCTACCTGGCCGGCGCCAGCGCCACCGTCGCCCGTCTCGACCGAACCGAATCGGGCGACGGGCTGGAAGACGGGTTCAGCACACCGCGCTGGGCTTATAATCTGAGTCTCGGTAATGAGAAGGTGTACAAGAATGTTGGCTTTGGGCTGAACTACCGCTGGCAGGCCCGCTACTACTCCCAAACCTTTCTGGTAACTGGCTACGTGCCTGCTTATAGCACCCTCGATGCGCAACTCAGCTATGCAGTACCCATGCCTAATCTGCGCTTCAAACTTGGAGCCAGCAACCTGCTCAATAGCTACTACGCAAGTTACCTGGGCGGCCCCAGCATCGGCGGGTTGTATTACTTGCAGCTAACGTATGGGCTGTAA
- a CDS encoding winged helix-turn-helix domain-containing protein translates to MKDLLRPDLAFRLTGRLWVESEQDRFMGIGRLELLRHIQQHGSISKAAQAMDMSYKRAWDLVSSLNAQSASPLVLTQTGGKRGGGTVVTPEGEKLIAEFEALQARFQAFLAAEAARVL, encoded by the coding sequence ATGAAAGACCTGCTGCGCCCCGACCTTGCCTTCCGCCTCACCGGCCGCCTCTGGGTGGAATCCGAACAGGACCGGTTTATGGGTATCGGACGGCTGGAACTGCTGCGCCACATACAGCAGCATGGCTCTATATCGAAGGCGGCACAGGCAATGGATATGTCTTACAAACGGGCCTGGGATTTAGTATCGTCGCTGAACGCGCAGAGTGCTAGTCCTTTGGTGCTTACCCAGACTGGCGGCAAGCGGGGAGGTGGCACCGTAGTAACGCCGGAAGGAGAGAAGTTGATTGCGGAGTTTGAGGCGTTGCAGGCACGGTTTCAGGCGTTTCTGGCAGCAGAAGCCGCCCGCGTGCTGTAG
- a CDS encoding NTF2 fold immunity protein, whose product MKRWLLLLLWLCSIKPAAAQGYVDGRLVLGREFAEKHLQAAIADSARQKVVARQRRLPIASLSDTAAALSAIEPLLFRAYGKKGIERQRPYEIYRIEEYWVINGTLPYGYFGGVFIVVVDARNSRVLELIHGQ is encoded by the coding sequence ATGAAAAGATGGCTGTTACTGTTACTCTGGCTGTGTTCCATAAAACCCGCTGCTGCCCAAGGATATGTTGATGGCAGGTTAGTACTGGGGCGAGAATTTGCGGAAAAGCATCTGCAAGCTGCCATAGCCGATTCCGCACGGCAAAAGGTAGTTGCTAGGCAAAGGCGGTTGCCTATAGCGTCACTCTCAGATACGGCGGCGGCGCTAAGCGCCATTGAGCCACTTTTATTTAGAGCGTACGGTAAGAAAGGTATAGAACGGCAGCGGCCTTATGAAATCTATCGGATAGAGGAGTACTGGGTAATAAATGGGACACTGCCTTACGGTTATTTTGGTGGCGTTTTTATAGTAGTTGTAGATGCGAGAAACAGCCGCGTACTGGAGTTGATACATGGCCAGTAG
- the dnaB gene encoding replicative DNA helicase, whose translation MGGPAGKLPPQALELEAAVLGALMLEKDALTTVIDILKPQSFYKDGHQRIFKAILNLFDKSEPIDILTVTHELREMGELEAAGGAHYVANLTFKVNSAANIEYHSRIITENAIKRELINIASTIQRDAFEDTTDVFNLLDSTEQALFEVSESNIRKNFDDMRSLMGKAIKELEEKKDQKDGLTGVPSGFSALDRVTSGWQPSDLVIIAARPGMGKTAFVVSAMRNAAVEFKKPVAIFSLEMSSLQLVNRLISAEAELDSEKIKKGNLADYEWAQLNHKISSLSSAPIYIDDTPGLSIRELRTKCRRLKAHHDISMIIIDYLQLMTGNTDGKGGGGNREQEIASISRALKGIAKELNVPVLALSQLSRSVETRGGDKKPQLSDLRESGSIEQDADMVIFLYRPEYYKITEDEMGNPTQGTGEVIIAKHRNGSLETVQLKFIGKFTKFADLDGAGGFGDAGFNPGAFPSSTFDDDPSAFAPNTIRLGSRINNDGPPPAQAFPRSNFDDGPPPF comes from the coding sequence ATGGGTGGTCCCGCCGGCAAACTTCCCCCGCAGGCCCTAGAACTGGAGGCCGCCGTACTCGGTGCCCTCATGCTCGAGAAGGACGCCCTGACTACGGTAATCGATATTCTGAAGCCTCAGAGCTTTTACAAGGACGGGCACCAGCGCATCTTCAAGGCCATCCTGAATCTGTTCGATAAGTCAGAGCCGATTGACATTCTGACCGTTACGCATGAGCTGCGCGAGATGGGCGAGCTGGAAGCAGCTGGCGGTGCGCACTACGTAGCCAACCTGACGTTCAAGGTCAACTCGGCCGCCAACATCGAGTACCACTCCCGCATCATCACTGAAAACGCCATCAAGCGGGAGCTGATCAATATTGCCAGCACCATCCAGCGCGACGCCTTCGAGGATACCACCGACGTATTCAATTTGCTCGACAGCACCGAGCAGGCGCTGTTTGAAGTGTCGGAATCGAACATTCGCAAGAACTTCGACGACATGCGCAGCCTGATGGGCAAAGCCATTAAGGAGCTGGAAGAGAAGAAAGATCAGAAGGACGGCCTGACCGGCGTGCCCAGTGGCTTCTCGGCTCTGGACCGCGTTACGTCGGGTTGGCAGCCGTCTGACCTTGTGATTATTGCGGCACGTCCGGGTATGGGTAAAACCGCCTTTGTGGTGTCGGCAATGCGCAACGCGGCGGTGGAGTTCAAGAAGCCAGTAGCCATTTTCTCGCTGGAAATGTCCTCGCTGCAGCTCGTGAATCGTCTGATTTCGGCCGAAGCGGAATTGGATTCCGAGAAAATAAAGAAGGGCAACCTCGCCGACTACGAATGGGCCCAACTCAACCACAAGATTTCCAGCCTGTCGTCGGCGCCTATCTACATTGATGATACGCCGGGCCTCAGCATCCGGGAGTTGCGCACCAAGTGCCGCCGACTCAAAGCGCACCACGATATTTCGATGATTATCATCGACTATCTGCAGCTGATGACAGGCAACACCGACGGCAAAGGTGGCGGTGGCAACCGTGAACAGGAAATTGCCTCGATTTCGCGGGCGCTGAAAGGCATTGCCAAGGAGCTGAACGTGCCGGTGCTGGCCCTGTCGCAGCTTTCCCGCTCCGTAGAAACCCGTGGCGGCGACAAAAAGCCGCAGCTGAGTGACCTTCGGGAATCCGGCTCCATCGAGCAGGACGCCGACATGGTTATCTTCCTGTACCGTCCGGAGTATTACAAGATTACGGAAGACGAAATGGGCAACCCAACCCAGGGAACCGGCGAGGTAATCATTGCCAAGCACCGGAATGGCTCCCTGGAAACTGTGCAGCTCAAGTTCATCGGTAAGTTCACCAAGTTCGCCGACCTCGATGGGGCAGGCGGCTTCGGCGACGCAGGCTTCAACCCTGGCGCCTTCCCCAGCAGCACCTTCGACGACGACCCTTCGGCCTTTGCGCCCAACACCATCCGGCTGGGCTCGCGCATCAACAACGACGGCCCGCCACCGGCCCAGGCCTTCCCCCGTAGCAACTTCGACGACGGCCCGCCGCCATTCTAA
- a CDS encoding fumarylacetoacetate hydrolase family protein: protein MKILCIGRNYAEHIAELQNETPDAPVIFAKPDTALLQRNQPFFIPDFSQDIHHEIELVLRICRNGKNIEEKFAPTYFDAIGLGIDFTARDLQSKLKSKGLPWELAKGFDGSAPLSQEFIPVADFPDLKNINFRLEVNGEVRQQGNSGLMLHDFSKIISYISQFITLKMGDLLFTGTPSGVGPVKLGDQLTGYIEDRQLLNLAVK, encoded by the coding sequence ATGAAAATTCTGTGCATTGGCCGCAATTACGCCGAACATATTGCTGAACTGCAGAACGAAACGCCCGACGCGCCTGTCATTTTTGCCAAGCCCGACACGGCTCTGCTTCAGCGGAACCAGCCCTTCTTTATCCCCGATTTTTCGCAGGACATTCACCACGAAATAGAACTGGTGCTGCGGATCTGCCGCAACGGCAAGAACATCGAAGAGAAGTTTGCGCCTACGTATTTCGACGCCATCGGCCTGGGCATCGACTTCACGGCCCGCGACCTGCAAAGCAAGCTCAAGAGCAAAGGGCTGCCCTGGGAGCTGGCCAAAGGCTTCGATGGCTCGGCTCCGCTTTCACAGGAGTTCATACCTGTTGCTGACTTCCCCGATTTGAAAAACATCAACTTCCGGCTGGAAGTAAACGGCGAGGTGCGACAGCAGGGCAATTCCGGCCTTATGCTGCACGATTTCAGCAAAATCATCAGCTACATCTCGCAGTTCATCACGCTCAAAATGGGCGACCTACTTTTCACCGGCACACCCAGTGGCGTAGGTCCGGTAAAGCTCGGCGACCAGCTAACCGGCTACATCGAAGACCGCCAACTGCTGAATCTGGCCGTGAAATAA
- a CDS encoding M23 family metallopeptidase, translating into MPDIFSLKQPRRLLGLALLPLLFTLGALPASCSGQEPDTVTQKPTAPAQASTGARPEVPNGYFLFPIKPGVQNYLAGSMGELRPNHFHGGLDIKTDGRVDLPVYASADGYISRLKRSSFGYGNVLYITHPNGLTTVYGHLNHFKGPVSEELLRQQYAKQTYELELFFEKDQFPVKRGEVVALSGNTGGSAGPHLHWEVRDAKDNQLNPLQFGGFPEIQDHVAPQLQAFAVEALGIEARVQGRFGKSVFVPKAPPLPNGGGYVWTDTIPAFGHVGLLVQGFDRFDGVWNKNGLQRVEVRVNGQPLYKHVVDDIPFPEGSRQINRHVDYEWRYTQGRQFEKLFVDDGNDLSMYTTGPAKGKLRVDAGKIYTVEIILADSYGNQTPLQFVLRGEQPTYYKTRSALVKKPALRYDISRNLLVAVAADPDTAATGGPLTLYKGNRRLTLKPSYTVQSENTYLYDLRAGLPDSLQFGGVTKRFDRQGLIPSGQDFAFSTHNLQLSFSPKTLFDTLYVQTSYKTGLWTVHLPRTPLYETMRVSLRPDGPVADPRRTAIYGVTAKGGKAYVGGKWDATGTTISAPIKAFGQFRILTDTIPPSGRLLSKGAGGVVFKVGDDLSGLASYKLEVNGQFHLLRFEHKNATLFSERSDKLGPPLRGPATLRLTDQAGNEKVINVTL; encoded by the coding sequence ATGCCCGATATTTTTTCCTTGAAGCAGCCGCGCCGGCTGCTGGGGCTGGCGCTACTGCCGCTGCTCTTTACGTTGGGGGCGCTACCGGCTTCATGCAGCGGCCAGGAGCCCGACACGGTTACTCAAAAGCCTACTGCTCCTGCTCAAGCCAGCACTGGCGCGCGGCCCGAAGTGCCGAATGGGTATTTCCTGTTTCCGATCAAGCCTGGCGTGCAGAACTACCTGGCTGGTAGCATGGGCGAGCTGCGCCCCAACCACTTCCATGGCGGCCTCGATATCAAGACCGATGGCCGGGTGGATTTGCCGGTGTATGCATCGGCCGATGGCTATATTTCGCGGCTCAAGCGGAGTTCCTTCGGCTACGGCAACGTGCTCTACATCACGCATCCCAACGGCCTGACCACGGTGTACGGCCACCTCAACCACTTCAAGGGGCCAGTTTCGGAGGAGCTACTGCGGCAGCAATATGCCAAGCAGACCTATGAGTTGGAGCTGTTCTTTGAGAAAGACCAGTTTCCGGTGAAACGCGGCGAGGTGGTCGCACTTTCGGGCAACACGGGCGGCTCGGCGGGCCCGCACCTGCACTGGGAAGTCCGTGACGCCAAAGACAACCAGCTCAACCCATTGCAATTCGGTGGCTTCCCTGAAATTCAGGACCATGTGGCGCCGCAGCTGCAGGCGTTTGCCGTGGAGGCGCTGGGCATTGAGGCCCGCGTGCAGGGGCGTTTTGGCAAGTCGGTGTTTGTGCCGAAGGCACCGCCGCTACCCAACGGCGGAGGCTACGTCTGGACGGATACTATTCCGGCGTTTGGCCACGTGGGTCTGCTGGTGCAGGGCTTCGACCGGTTTGATGGCGTCTGGAATAAGAACGGCCTGCAGCGGGTGGAAGTGCGCGTGAACGGGCAGCCGCTCTACAAGCACGTGGTAGATGACATTCCGTTTCCGGAAGGTTCCCGCCAGATCAACCGGCACGTAGACTACGAGTGGCGCTACACGCAGGGCCGGCAGTTTGAAAAGCTGTTCGTGGATGATGGCAACGACCTGAGCATGTATACCACCGGTCCTGCCAAAGGCAAACTGCGGGTGGATGCCGGCAAAATCTACACCGTCGAAATTATTCTGGCGGACTCTTATGGCAACCAGACACCATTGCAATTTGTGCTTCGCGGCGAACAGCCAACATACTACAAAACTCGTTCGGCGCTGGTGAAAAAGCCGGCTCTTCGCTACGACATCAGCCGCAACCTGCTGGTGGCCGTAGCCGCCGACCCCGATACAGCGGCCACCGGAGGCCCGCTCACGCTCTATAAAGGCAACCGCCGCCTCACCCTGAAGCCCAGCTACACGGTGCAGAGCGAAAACACCTACCTCTACGACCTACGCGCCGGCCTCCCCGACTCCCTGCAGTTCGGTGGTGTTACAAAGCGGTTTGATCGGCAGGGGCTGATTCCATCGGGTCAGGATTTTGCCTTCAGCACACACAACCTTCAACTGAGTTTCTCACCCAAAACGCTGTTTGACACGCTGTATGTGCAGACCAGCTATAAAACTGGCCTCTGGACGGTACACCTGCCTCGTACTCCGCTCTACGAAACCATGCGCGTCAGCCTGCGGCCCGATGGGCCCGTGGCAGATCCGCGCCGCACGGCTATTTACGGCGTAACAGCGAAGGGCGGCAAAGCCTACGTGGGTGGCAAGTGGGACGCAACTGGCACCACCATTTCGGCCCCTATCAAAGCCTTCGGACAGTTCCGCATCCTGACTGATACCATTCCGCCTTCGGGCCGGCTGCTTAGCAAGGGCGCTGGCGGTGTGGTGTTCAAAGTCGGCGACGACCTCTCGGGCCTGGCGTCCTACAAGCTGGAAGTAAACGGTCAGTTCCATTTGTTGCGCTTCGAGCACAAGAATGCTACGCTGTTTTCGGAGCGTTCCGATAAGCTCGGTCCGCCATTACGTGGCCCCGCCACACTGCGCCTCACCGACCAGGCCGGCAATGAGAAGGTCATCAACGTGACGCTGTAG
- a CDS encoding alpha/beta fold hydrolase produces the protein MKHTILLLHGALASEAQLKWLKRELPPFYAVHSFSFSGHGGQPLVAAENTMKHFAQQVQQFIRSRQLPPVHVFGYSMGGYAALAAAVAAPELFSSITTLGTKFDWTPATAALETRFLDAGKMREKVPQFVAQLEQLHAPTQLPELLNATASLMRGLGDAPLLTPQNLATLEVPVQVLVGELDKTAGVDASRHFADFMPRATFEIIMNTPHPLEKVNPDLLVTRIARFVEMVQENMV, from the coding sequence ATGAAACATACGATTTTACTTCTGCACGGGGCGCTGGCATCGGAGGCCCAGTTGAAGTGGCTGAAACGAGAGTTGCCGCCTTTCTATGCGGTGCACTCCTTCTCGTTCAGCGGCCACGGCGGGCAGCCCCTGGTTGCTGCTGAAAATACGATGAAGCATTTTGCTCAGCAGGTGCAGCAGTTTATCCGCAGCCGCCAGCTGCCACCGGTGCACGTATTCGGTTACAGCATGGGCGGCTACGCGGCCCTGGCCGCCGCAGTGGCCGCGCCGGAGTTGTTTAGTAGCATCACCACGCTGGGCACCAAGTTCGATTGGACGCCCGCTACGGCAGCGCTGGAAACCCGTTTTCTGGATGCTGGTAAAATGCGCGAGAAAGTGCCTCAGTTTGTGGCGCAATTGGAGCAACTGCACGCGCCCACGCAGCTGCCAGAGCTACTAAACGCCACGGCCAGCCTCATGCGGGGCCTCGGCGACGCGCCCCTGCTGACGCCTCAGAACCTGGCGACGCTGGAAGTTCCGGTGCAGGTGCTGGTGGGTGAGCTGGACAAAACAGCTGGGGTAGATGCTTCCCGCCACTTCGCCGACTTCATGCCCCGCGCTACCTTCGAAATCATCATGAATACGCCACACCCGCTGGAGAAAGTAAACCCCGATTTGCTGGTGACGCGCATTGCCCGGTTTGTGGAGATGGTGCAGGAAAACATGGTGTAA
- a CDS encoding UDP-N-acetylmuramate--L-alanine ligase — MAATPSSLQRLHLIAVGGSIMHNLALALHKSGAHVTGSDDEIFEPAKSRLAAAGLLPAQEGWFPEKVTTDLDAVIVGMHARPDNPELLRAQELGLRVYSFPEFIYEASKNKQRVVIGGSHGKTSITSLILHVLRHHGRKFDYAVGAQLEGFDLMVQLTEDAPIIIIEGDEYLSSPIDRRPKFHLYQHHIGVISGISWDHINVFPTEEVYREQFKIFADMTPKAGTLIYDRDDEQVQLVTVPSNPDVKYIGYGPHENVIRNGKTFLLNKKEEEVPVQVFGEHNLRNISAAKEVCKCLGIKGKDFYEALGTFKGAARRLELVKEGTDSVVYKDFAHAPSKLKATATAFKKQYPQRRLVACLELHTFSSLNPVFLPQYAHTFDAPDVAVVYFNPHVLEHKRLPALPPEAVQAAFQRPDLRVFTDSRELAAFLHAQNWQNANLLMMSSGTFDGLDLNQLAAEVTK; from the coding sequence ATGGCTGCTACGCCCTCCTCTCTCCAACGCCTACACCTGATTGCCGTCGGGGGTAGTATTATGCACAACCTGGCCCTGGCTCTGCACAAAAGCGGGGCCCATGTGACGGGCTCCGACGACGAAATATTTGAGCCGGCCAAGAGCCGGCTGGCCGCCGCTGGCCTGCTGCCCGCTCAGGAAGGCTGGTTTCCGGAAAAAGTAACTACCGACCTCGACGCCGTGATTGTGGGCATGCACGCCCGCCCCGACAATCCCGAGCTGCTACGTGCTCAGGAACTGGGCCTGCGGGTGTACTCCTTCCCGGAGTTTATTTATGAGGCGTCCAAAAACAAGCAGCGGGTGGTGATTGGCGGCTCGCACGGCAAAACCAGCATCACCTCGCTCATTCTGCACGTGCTACGCCACCACGGCCGCAAGTTCGACTACGCGGTAGGTGCCCAGCTGGAAGGCTTCGACTTGATGGTGCAGCTGACTGAGGATGCGCCTATTATCATTATCGAGGGCGACGAATACCTCTCCTCTCCTATCGACCGGCGGCCGAAGTTCCACCTGTACCAGCACCACATTGGCGTGATTTCCGGTATCAGCTGGGACCATATCAATGTATTTCCGACCGAGGAAGTCTACCGGGAGCAGTTCAAAATCTTCGCCGACATGACCCCCAAGGCCGGTACGCTCATCTACGACCGGGACGACGAGCAAGTGCAGCTGGTGACCGTGCCCAGCAACCCCGATGTGAAGTACATCGGCTACGGCCCGCACGAAAACGTCATTCGGAACGGCAAAACGTTTCTGCTCAACAAAAAAGAGGAGGAGGTGCCCGTGCAGGTGTTTGGGGAGCACAACCTGCGCAACATCTCAGCGGCCAAGGAAGTCTGCAAATGCCTGGGCATCAAAGGCAAAGACTTCTATGAGGCCTTGGGCACGTTTAAGGGTGCGGCCCGCCGCCTCGAGCTGGTGAAAGAAGGTACCGATTCGGTGGTCTATAAGGACTTCGCACACGCGCCCAGCAAGCTGAAAGCCACCGCTACGGCCTTCAAGAAGCAGTATCCGCAGCGCCGGCTGGTGGCCTGCCTGGAACTGCACACGTTCAGTTCGCTCAATCCGGTCTTCCTGCCGCAATATGCCCACACCTTCGATGCGCCCGATGTGGCGGTAGTCTACTTCAACCCGCATGTGCTGGAGCACAAGCGCCTGCCCGCGCTACCGCCCGAAGCCGTGCAGGCTGCCTTCCAGCGTCCCGATTTGCGCGTGTTTACGGATAGCCGCGAACTGGCCGCTTTTCTGCACGCCCAGAACTGGCAGAACGCTAACCTGTTGATGATGTCGTCGGGCACGTTCGACGGCCTGGATCTGAACCAGTTGGCCGCCGAAGTGACCAAATAA
- a CDS encoding M48 family metallopeptidase: MIRKFALASCLFVAAACSTVPITGRRQLSLVSDAEMNTMAATEYQKVLASSRVVSSGEQAAMVKRVGQRIQQAVETYFRQQNAQSQLEGYAWEFNLIDDKQENAWCMPGGKVAVYSGILPITQDETGLAVVMGHEIAHAVAKHSSERMSQQMAAQGLGGVLSASAGQNPTATQSVFMQVVGAGSQLGLLKYGRSQESEADHLGLIFMAMAGYNPDGAVAFWQRMEAREGQASPPEFLSTHPSSGTRIADIQRELPEARKYYTAR, from the coding sequence ATGATCAGAAAATTTGCTCTGGCCAGCTGCCTGTTCGTGGCCGCCGCCTGCTCCACCGTTCCAATTACGGGCCGTCGTCAGCTCAGCCTCGTTTCCGACGCGGAAATGAACACAATGGCTGCCACCGAATACCAGAAAGTGCTGGCCTCAAGCCGCGTGGTGAGCAGCGGTGAGCAGGCCGCCATGGTAAAACGGGTAGGCCAGCGCATCCAGCAGGCAGTAGAAACGTATTTCCGCCAGCAAAATGCCCAGAGCCAGCTGGAAGGTTATGCCTGGGAGTTCAACCTGATTGATGATAAGCAGGAAAACGCCTGGTGCATGCCTGGCGGCAAGGTGGCCGTGTACAGCGGTATTCTGCCCATCACGCAGGACGAAACCGGCCTGGCGGTAGTAATGGGCCACGAAATTGCGCACGCAGTAGCCAAACACAGCTCGGAGCGTATGAGCCAGCAAATGGCGGCGCAAGGCCTAGGGGGCGTACTGTCGGCCTCGGCGGGGCAGAACCCAACGGCTACGCAAAGTGTGTTTATGCAGGTAGTAGGAGCCGGTTCGCAGCTGGGGCTGCTTAAATACGGCCGCAGCCAAGAATCGGAAGCTGACCACCTGGGACTGATTTTTATGGCCATGGCTGGCTACAACCCCGATGGGGCCGTGGCGTTCTGGCAGCGGATGGAGGCCCGTGAGGGTCAGGCGTCGCCACCGGAATTTCTGTCTACGCACCCCTCCAGCGGCACGCGTATCGCCGATATTCAGCGGGAGCTGCCTGAAGCGCGCAAGTACTATACTGCTCGCTAA